The genomic DNA tagaaacctacaagaagaatatcgtgatgggtggatcggggcccaggggtgtctgctcaaactattgcactaaccaaagacaatacaagtagtaaacatcaaacccctactctgatctagccaatggacaggatattctccacagttgtatggagagcggggactgactctgacatgaactctggtgccccatatttgaccacctccccttggtggggaggcctggtggcactcaaagaaagaataagcaggctaccaagatgagacttgatagcctatgaccatatagtgggagagaaggtccccctcagtcatagacctaggggaggggaatagggtgaaagtgggagggagggaggaacgggaggatacaagtgatgggataacaatttagttgtaatctgaataaattaattaaataaaaaaagaagtgatacATGAAAATTCTAGGTCCTgtgtttaaaagcaaagcaaCTTTCCTTCCTCTactatttccttctttcctcctggcTGAACTGTAGCTAAACTGTGGGAAAGGAAAGCACAATTAGGCCTGGGATGAAACTGTGTTATAAAGAGCAGAATGAGTTAATGGGAACCGTGGTCCCCAACACTATACGACTAGTTAGCCCAAGCCTTTCCACTTGGAAACTATTCCATGAGGAGGAAATCATTTCCACCTGTAAACCATGCTCCCAGACCTTTCCTACAGCATCCCTATCTAATACAAGAAGTGGCATTAGTACAGAGATAACGGATGTGATGAACTTAGTGCTAGAGTGCTTGACTGCCATGCATGATGTCCTAGGATCCATCCCTAGAACTGTTATTGGCTTAGGGGTAGTACACCAGCGTGGAGAGAATGGCAAGGAAGCATGACATGAGCAACCCATGCCACACAATGATAAAACACCAGATACCCTGCTTGGGAAGGCAGACTGTGCCAGAGCTGTCATGCCACTGGGACTTGAAAGAGCAGCTCAGACTATCATTAGTCCACGTGAGGTGCCACTTGTCACCTTTTAGTTCCACTGAGACATTGTTGAGCTGGTCATCTCATCCTGAAGTGTTCACATGGACTTGTGCTGTGAAGTATTGAGTGTCACGCCTTTGTTAACATCATTGTCTGATGGGTGAAACAGATGAAAGGGATTTACAGATAAGGACAGCACCTGGCATTGCAACACTAGAGAAGAACACTgtagcagctgggcgtggtggcgcatgcctttaatcccagcactcgggaggcagaggcaggcggatcgctgtgagttcgaggccagcctggtctacaaagtgagtccaggacagccaaggctacacagcgaaaccctgtcttgaaaaagaaagaaaaagaaaaaaagaaaagaaaaaagaaaaaaaagaaaagaacaaggtgggcagtggtggcgcacgcctttaatcccagcactagggaggcagagacaggtggatccctgtgagttcaaggccagcctggtctacagtgcgagtccaggacagctaaagctacacagagaaaccctgtctcaaaaaaaaaaaaaaaaaaaaaaaaaaaacaaaaaacaaacagcaaaaacaacaaagaatattGTAGCTTAGAGAAAAGATTCTGGTCTGGTCACCAAAGAACTAACAAGAATaacaaagaaatgggaaaaaaaattatcactttAGGCTAATGATCACATTTGGAGGAAGTGAACAGAGAGGGGTTGAGATGACCCAGAATCACTCAAAATATTGAGTAGGAGCTTCAAGTAATATTTACATCACTGTTTTTCCACTGTTtgtaagaataaataattttacaattattattattattactattattgttgttgttgttaatattattAGAGCGAGAGGGAGCCCAGTGTAGTGGAACACTACTTAAATGCCAGCACTCCCAagcagaggtgggtagatctttgagttcaaagccagctgttctacagagtgagttccagaccagccagagctgcccagagaaaccctgtctgagaatggaaaaataaaaagatgagttGGAGTACCTAGATCATAACTAgtagtgaaaaataaattaacagggaaagaaaattttaagtcgttagaaaaaaagaaagaaacgggAAAGGCAGCCACGGGAGGTAGTTTGGTGTTTGGCTCAGGCCATCTAAACCGCTTTCCACAAATTCCTGTTCCCAGAGactgaaagcaaaagaaagagatgtGAGACTGGGACGGAGATCCCCACCCCCAGCGGCTATACTTTACAAGGAAGGTGGGTGACAGCCCAGTGCAAGCAGCGCCTGTTAAACTCAAGTCAGATAAATGACTGTTTGAAAGGAAAACTCATTTACCTCCTGGGAGATTCCACGCTGCGCCAATGGATCTACAACCTTCCCAAAGTTGCAAAAAGTATGTACTTATCTTTATGTTCTTTCAGAAATCCAAGCTGACCCTACGGTGCCTTGAGTGTAGCCCCCCTCTTCTTCACtaggctattttgttttttattttattttgccttccaGGTTTGAATCTTTATATTTAATCTCCTCATAAATATTGATCTTCCTTTTAACATTTATTCATCATTTCCTTCTACTTAagatcttttctgttttcttttcagcacTGAAGCCTTTTGACCTTCATGGGACTGGAGTATTAAAGAAACATTTGCTTTTGGATGCTGAGAGGCACACTCTGGTTGAATGGAAAAAACACAGCCATCCTTTTGTCACTGTTCAGCTCTACTCTGTGATAGATGATGGCTATATCCCTCGGGAAATTGACCGCTTGCTAGGCGACAAAGATACTACCATCGTCTTTACCTTTGGCCAGCACTTCAGACCCTTCCCCATGGAACTTTTCATTCGTAGGGCCATCAGTATCCAAAAGGCTATTGAGCGGCTCTTCCTCAGAAGCCCTGATACTAAAGTCATCATTAAGACAGAAAATATTAGGGAGatgcacacagatacagagagattTGGAGATTTCCATGGTTATATTCAGTATCTAACCATGAAGGAGATTTTCAAAGACCTTCATGTAGATACCATTGATGCCTGGGACATGACCATTGCATATGGTACCAATAATGTCCACCCACCTGATGAGGTGATTAGAAAGCAGATTGACATGTTTTTAAACTACATTTGCTAATGCTGCATCACTAGGAGCCAATGTCTGCCAGCCATTCTATGTGTTTCATCAGTGAAGTTTTATTCaacttagaatttaaaaattaaaaaaaaatcaaatttaaaagaatCTGATTTGGgccaggccgtggtggtgcacgcctttaatcccagcactcaagggcctgaggcaggcggatctctgtgagtttgaggccagcctggtctacagagtgagctctaggacagccagggctacacagagaaaccctgtctcaaaaaataaatgaatgcatgaatgaatgaatgaatgaatgaatgaatgaaagaaataacCTGTTTTGAAATAGAGATGGAACTAAGTTAAAAGAGTGCTTGaacagcatgcatgaagccctggacACAAGTTTCAGCACCACATAAGCaagacatagtggcacatgcttgtaattccagcactcaggaggatctaaagttcaaggtcatccttaattATATAGTACAGTCAAGaagagcctgggctacatgagaaccttTCTTGATTAAAAGTAATAGCCATAATCTTGACAGGAAACTTACTTAAAAACATTGACTACAGAGAGGGAatataaaaccaagaaaattaaCTACGAAAGACAATCCTAGAATATACTCCATTTATCTCCATGTTAATAAATACctttgccgggcggtggtggcgcacgcctttaatcccagcactcaggaggcagaggcaggcggatccctttgagttcaaggccagcctggtctacaaagcgagtccaggacagccaaggctacacagagaaaccttgcctcaaataaataaataaataaatgcctttattCTTTTGGCAACTTTGAGTCATGGTATCTGTTATTTTGGCTAAACCAAGTGACAGGAAGTGGTAAAAGGACAAGACATGTCATTTCTATTAtgttctaagattttttttattttaaaaaaaaaaaatcacccttttCCTGCAAAAGAACAGAGAGTAAGTATTTTAGGGGAGACTATATATTGCCTCTGTCACCAGTGTTCAATTAGgccaccaaaacacaaaacaagacaaatatgtaagcaaataaaaatgtttctgcttaaaaaaaaaaactggtaatGAGCACTGAAAATtggattttatttaatgtatactaTTGAGAGAATATCTTTTGTATTGCATACATGCAACACCTATCAATAAAAACATCTGATGGCCCACACCTTAGGTGGGAAATAGGAGGTGAAACAtctgcaggcagaaaggattctggggtAGAGCCAAGTGTGCAAGATTTGGCCAGCAAGACGTGAGGAGGACTTAAACATGGTgcctgagcacaggtaaccagccatgggttattttaagttatgagctagtcagagacaACTTAGCTATATGGCCCAGGTATTTGGATAATATTTTGAGCCTCACAAGTCTTTATTCTGGGAGCTCAGGTCTGGGAGGAAAACAACTACAGCAGTATACATGTCAGAAAATGTATTATTCCTTTGATTTTCCcccaactatttttaaaaagcagaaaccatCCTTTAGACAACaggaacaaataaataagcacaatTAGAAACCCACAGAGACTGACATGTTCAGCTCTACACCATGCTTTGCAGACACCTTATttgaaacaacaagaacaaaatgggTAAATGAACAAATATCCTTCAAAAACTAATGGGGAAACAGTGTCAAACGAAAAATAGGGGGAAACTATAGTCACTGAAAAAATGATCAATGAGAAATCAACCATAAAGAAATGTTACTCACCTAACAAAGCACAACGGTCATTCCTTACAATGTCAGTGGTGTGaggcttttcctggggagacaagaACACGTATATTCTGAGCTCAGATAATgcactgagagaagaaaaatacgATTCAACAAAATCTAGCTGAGTGAGTGTACAGGTAAGTTTTGGGGGGTTATTTAAAGGAGTATAGGTGGCTTTTTCCATACAATGCTGGAAAGTCCAGGACCTTGAACATGCTGGACACTATCTTCTACTGCCAAGCAACACTTCTAGTCCATCTCTTGGCCTGGAAATAGGAGGCAGACTTTGAATGTTGCTCCTCAGTACAATACAAATCAAGCTAAGGAACTCAAGGTGAGAAAAACCGATGTCAGCTAATATTTCTTCTGGatcaaggccagcatagtctacatagtgacttctagGCTAgtgtggccagaagaggacaaaCATGTCATAGTCCTAAGCGAATTGGTCATTTCTGCTGGAAAATAAGCTaaatagaaaatttgaaatgGTAGCCTAACATAAGttcaacacacacaaattttgatatttttatcacTGCAGAAACAGCCGACCAGACAACATAACTTAAATTGTATGGTACCTGGATAGAAATTATATACACCTTTCAGTATATTAAATTATAAGCATTTAAtactatttatttgttatttgtttgtttattcttctctcatatattacatcccaactgcagtgtgttctccctcctttcctgccagattccctcacttcctctttccaCCATATCCATCCCGCCTCTGCTTCTCTTCaggaaagggcaggcctcccagggatatcaatcaAACATAGCATAATGAATTATAGTAAAagtaggcacaaaccctcatatcaaggctggatgaggcaattcagtaggaagaaaagggtcccaagagcaagaAAAAGAGTCACCTGCTGCCACTGTTAGAAGTCTCGCAAGAACACCAAGTTACACAACCATAATAGATATGCAAAGGCCCTAGATCAGActcatacaggctccctgatggTGGGTTCAGCCTTTATGAGCACCTGTGATCCCTGCTTACTTGATTCTGTGGGTTCCCTTGTGGTGatacctctggaagttcttttaCTGTACATAATTGTTTTTGATATcctgggctttttggttttccatatgaagttgagtattgtaaagagttgtgttgaaattttgatggtggtttgcactgaatctgtagattgcttttggtaagatggccatttttactatgttaatcctaccaatccatgagcatgggagatcttttcatcttctgatagcttctcaatttctttctgcagacacttgaagttcttgtcatataagtctttcacttatatattatttgtggctactttAAGGatattgtttccttgatttcttttgcagcccctttgtcatttgtatataagagggaAGAGGGctactgatatattttttttttagttaatcctGTCCAGTCACTTCACTAAAGGTGCttatcaggtgtaggagttcctggtagaatttttaggactgcgtatgtatactattaaatcatctgcaaatagtaatactttgacttcttactttcaaatttgtatcctcttgatctcctttggttgtcttattgctctagccgGAACTTCAGGTCCTACATTGAATAGATATAAAGAgtggacatccttgtcttgttctggttttagtataattttttttagtttctctccatttaattttatgttgactATAGGCTTTCTGTAAATTGcacttattatgtttaggtatgtcctttgtacccccaatctctccaagacttctatcatgaaggggtattagattttgtcaaagactttttcagcatctgagaTGATGATGGGGCTTTTATCTTTCAGTTTGACTACATGGTATATTATATTgacagatttttatattttgaaccATCCTGACATCTCTGGgaggaagcctacttgatcatggtgaataatcttcttgatgtgttcttgaatgcaGTTTGTGAACAtcttattaagtatttttacatcaatgttcaggAGAGAAATTGggctgtaattttctttcttcattgatttgtgtgtgtgtgtgtgtgtgtgtgtggtttggataTCAGAGTAACTGtagtctcatagaatgaatttggcaatgttccttctgtttctactttgtggaataatATGAGTATTGACAgtaactcttctttgaatgtctggtacaATTCTATGCTAAAACtgtctggccctgagcttttgtgggagacttttaatgattgtttctattaCCTTATGTGTTATAGGTCCATTTAAAtggtttatctgatcttgatttaactgtgATAAGTGGTAATATTgagaaaattgtttcttttagattttccaatttttgtggagtaaaggtttttaaagtatgacctaatgatttttttttttttttggatttctgTGGTGGCTGTTGTtatattccttttttgtttctgattttgttaatttggatattctttctctATAGTTTAGTTCATTTGGATAagatttatctatcttgttgatttgtCAAACAACCAACTTTTTGTTTCAGTGATTCTTTATCTTATTCTATTtggttctgttttatttaattcagcCCAAAGTTTGATTCTTTCCTATCacctactcctcttgtgtgtgtttccttcttttttttcccagagctttcaggtgtgctgttaagttgctagtatgtaGGCACTTAGTTCCATAAAGtttcctcttagccctgctttcattgtgtcccataacttTGTGTATGTtgcacattctttttctttgaattctagaaagtctttaattgctttatttctgccttgacccaGTAGTTGTTccatagagagttgttcagtttccatgagtttgtaagctttctattgtttctgttgttgttgaaatccagctttaatctgtggtggtctgataggatacatggggattatttcaattttcttgtatctgttgagacttgctttgtgattAAATatgtggttgattttggagaaagttttgtGAGGTACTGAGTAGAAGGTATATtatttgtgtttggatgaaatattctgtagatatctattaggtccatttggctcacaacatctgtttgctccactgtttctttattcagttttattaatttgcgaggttctatgtgtgatttaaactttggTAAGgtttcttttgcaaatgtgggttcccttgcatttgaggcatagatgttaagaactgaaacatcatcttggtggattttttcctttgagtatAAATAGCCCTTTCCcacctcttttgattaatttttattagaagtctattttgttaggtaTTAGAATGactacatcagcttgcttcttgggtccatttgcttagaaaatatttttccaaaactTTACTCTGGGATAgtatctatctttgatgttgaggtgtgtttcttgtatgaagCAGAAGGCTGGATCCTGTTTTCAGATCCATTCTGTTAGcgtatgtctttttattgaggaattgagtCAATTGGTATTGAgcaatattaatgaccaatgattattaattcctgttattttgttcttgctgttgctGGTAGTGAtgatgggagtgtgtgtgtgtgtgtgtgtgtgtgtgtgtgtgtgtgtgtgtatacatgtgtgtgtgtgtgtgtgtgtgtgttttctttttgctggTGTGATagtatttcctgtgttttcatgaatgtagttaacctccttgggttggagttttccttctagcaccttctgtagggctgaatttgtgatatatatagtttttcatagaatatcttgttttcttcacctatgatgactgaaagttttgcttggtatagttAGTCTTGACttgtatctgtggtctcttagagtctgcagatttatccaggctcttctggcttgtagAATCTCTGTAATTCTAGTTAGTCTGCTTTTATATGTCACTGCTTTTATAtgccttttcccttgcagtttttaatattctttctttgatctgtatgtttagtgttttaattatgtgGTGAGGGAACTTTTTTTCTgatccagtctatttggtgttctgtaagcttcttgtacctttatcAGCATgaccttctttaggttaggaaatttttcttctataattttgtttaaaaatattttctgggcttttaagctgggattcttctccttcttctattcctattattcttaggtttggtctttttatggtgtccagatttcttgaaatttttgtgtcaggaattattttagatttaacatgtGTCTTTATCcgatgtatctatttcttctattgtatcttcagtgCCTGAGAGTCTCGTTTCCCTCTCTAGTGTTGGTGATACTTGCACGTGTAGTTCCTGTTCAAGTACCTagatttttccatttccagaattctctcagtttgtgttttccttattgcttctattttcattttcaggtcttgaacagttttattcatttccttcatctgtttttttcttggatttctttaaggCATTTAATTCACtttctctttaaggacctctatcatcttaATAAAGTcggttttaaggtcattttcttatgcATCACCTCTATTGGAATACTCAGGGCTTGCTGTCATAGGATAGTTGGGCTCTGgacatattgccctggctgttgttgattgtgttcttacactggacTAGAAATCTGGGTTTGAGGTGATTACAGGTCTAAGTGCCAATTTCTGAGTTTGTCCTTATTGGGtcggtgttttgttccttggtttctgtttcctctttgtggCCTGGATTTCTGGCAGCCAATGTGACCTCTTGTCTAGCAGAGGGTCTCTGCCTGAGTTGGGAGCATGAGATATATTGTTGAGGAGGAGAGTGGAGATTGGGGATGGAGGGTACTGAGAGACTGGAGGAGGTCTACAGGTGGGCTGCCTACCTGGAGTTCTGGCACCCAGTGTGATGTCTGTTCCAGCACTCAGTCTCTGCCTGCATTTGCCTATCTGTTCTTCTGGCTAGTGTGATCTGGTTTTTTGGAGCTGGTAAGAGGAGGGTTGGCTGGTGTGGCCTGCACCTCCTCTTCTGACTGGCATGGCCTGTACCTGAGCAGCAGATATCTGCCCAAGGTGGGATTAGGGCCACAGCAGTGGGGGTGGGCTGCGGGGTGAAAAGGGATGGTAGCAGTGTGGGCCTTTGGGGTCTGAACCAAGGGCAGGGGAGGATTCTGAGGGCATGTGGTCCTCTTACCTGTTCTTCTGACTGGTGTGGCCTCCATTTAGTACTTTTGAACCATGGTAAATTATCTTTTGAATCTTTACTGTGGTGAAATATGTTATACttataaatgtatacaaaatttataaataaactcaagtctataaaaaaaaaacatatgtctGAGTAACTCAGTGGTTAGGAATAAGGTCAACAGCAGGTGTATTTGATGTGGGTACACACTGTTTCCAAATAGAAGGGGTAGACACTCCTATAGTGTCTAGTCAATATgaatagattgtgtgtgtgtaatcattcTAAATTTTCTAAAGGAATTTAGGgaccaataaataaataggatactggctaaaaaaaaaaaaaaagtaacaggggcaaaggagagataaacatgtttttcgtttagatcacaagtgggggatgagaaaagacctctgagagagcaggtgatgtttatccacttagaagtcaaaccaccatgtcgGAGAGATTgcttattaagcagctgaaaaacatccttgaacaaatgccgagaggaggtataaatgtgagccaaaaacaagaagcagagcCTTTGGAGAGTTGgcgtagttttggctgttcatcgctccacttcaagacgctcctagagagaagcactcaagggaaggctttgtggCTCCAGCCGAGGTTCCAgattctggttgctccaggttccagcagaagaaatcctgctgactatgccaggagaaacATTCcatggaactgatatccttacggttttgttattgtattctttaatctccttttcctattgtttagattagtcgggttataagtgaggtactcttggccaataagttcgtaataaaatatatttgttaagaaaattgagcctacatgggATAAATTTCCAAATATCAAGACTTATTTGAAAGCTGTTGAAGTGTGACAGTGCCAATGTGACAGACTAGAAGAGCAGGAACAGCCCTGTACATAGGGTCACTTGCTTTGTGATAAACAGGACACTGATGAGCAATAAAGAAGACTATTTCCTTAATTAGTAGTTCATGGAAGAAGCTAGGGAGATACCTGTCAGGAAAGTGCTTGCTATACCAGCATCTGAATCCACAGAACCTACAACAGAAGCCAGATGTGACTGTGCATCTGTAGTCCTggtgctggggaggaagagacaggcctggagctcactgtccaACCAATCTAGCAAAACCGGTGACCTACAGATTCAGTGActgaccctgtttttaaaaaggtgagAAAAGATTCAGGAAGATGCCTGACaccagtctctggcctccacatactcCCTTGAATACCTGTATGCCCACACCCATGTgaacaaatacatacacaatacacatatcAATAAGTAAACATctagaaaataacaaataaaagttCTGGGAAAGTAGGACATAAAGCTTTTCTACAttgttttccaaaaataaaataaatttcagagGGATAAAGATGTAACGGTGAAAAAAACAAGGCAGTGAGTTTACTAAATTGGTTTTATCTTATCTATGGCAAagagttgactttttaaaaaaaaaaaaaaattttttttgtaaactttCAGGATCCAAGTATCACACCGCTGCATGTGACATCGCTGTAGCTCCAGTCTCTGATTCTTCACGTGGCCTTGACAGTTGCCAAACCAATAGTCTGCAATGCCACATAAATGCCACACTCCTGTACTTAAATCTCCAAAGACTGGTAAATATCAGTTGACAAACACACAGGTCCTTGAATGAAAAGAAGCAATTCCCAGgtggttgaagaaaaaaaaaaaaaaaaaaacagtccaatCTTTCTGTGGCCTCAAAGCAGAATATTTTCTTAGATTTGTCCCTAAAGGAGGGAACTAGTGGTTGGTTTAAGTATATTAAATTAGGAACTGCTTATCAAAAAGTGCACACCAAGCTGGAAATATGA from Acomys russatus chromosome 14, mAcoRus1.1, whole genome shotgun sequence includes the following:
- the Nxpe1 gene encoding NXPE family member 1 isoform X2, which codes for MKSSCPEILMEQSKSPTKTDLRVREILKKINRQIPPRPFLNHSSTTSARESTATILNLQDKYCIGDQLDILLVAKDYFGRRKEYGGDFLRARMSSPALKAGASGKVTDFNNGTYLISFTLSWEGQVSLSVLLIHPSEGVSALWRARNQGYGKIIFKGTFVNGTAQVSAQCGLTQNSSKELCKYLYSGGEEVFYCMKPQDMPCASLTHVCTRQQDVSYLTAKEKDLFQKSNIGVEMMKDPKYIDVSQCNKTESKRKRCETGTEIPTPSGYTLQGRWVTAQCKQRLLNSSQINDCLKGKLIYLLGDSTLRQWIYNLPKVAKTLKPFDLHGTGVLKKHLLLDAERHTLVEWKKHSHPFVTVQLYSVIDDGYIPREIDRLLGDKDTTIVFTFGQHFRPFPMELFIRRAISIQKAIERLFLRSPDTKVIIKTENIREMHTDTERFGDFHGYIQYLTMKEIFKDLHVDTIDAWDMTIAYGTNNVHPPDEVIRKQIDMFLNYIC